The Solanum lycopersicum chromosome 6, SLM_r2.1 genome has a window encoding:
- the LOC101260737 gene encoding sister chromatid cohesion 1 protein 1 isoform X1, translating to MFYSHQLLARKAPLGQIWMAATLHSKLNRKKLSKLNIINICEQILNPSVPMALRLSGILMGGVVIVYEHKVKLLYEDVTRLMVQINEAWKVKAATDPTLLPKGKSQAKYAAITLPENREEELPEIEQTLRNPDTVTMMDFEQTSYFTMRLDNADLYDKPNAQEEPAKDLHQVDPDNITLAERFESHHTDMFNHFERFDIEGDEETQMNYTQPEDAQIPSTPVQSPPREQAHQPDEIPDRHPEDQVKQQSDEVKEAFEQRQDQQRPKPARRRTRKATSLAIDHEQTIISGDIYQSWLQSSSDIASRKRKKRKTLSVLPSMKIARMMEMPPIALLEGLFTNGNKEVHYPAPLLKLWMRNTQPPHDSPSGKTSPPFPPEPSYTSPGERMGNLEPPFEYFQGGVGSPAVGISIEKQRANLNNNKIPPEILMEDLRTNLTNMGLHPTETNGVKETDHMATPGSGDEPRSIPSSGSGHGLLSQNSVTDSSRSNKKRPHSSLKHSGNGLQPVAEENPWHDPTLNFKLTRLSELSENGFTQDNEILMETGPTQTQHPFITQPLDMMTDSIRIQLKSHFDTPGSAEAECLNELTLGMTKKQAACLFYQTCVLATRDFVKVEQELPYGNILISRGAKM from the exons ATGTTCTACTCTCATCAGCTTCTTGCTCGCAAAGCTCCGCTCGGCCAAATATG GATGGCGGCCACTCTGCACTCAAAACTCAATAGGAAAAAGCTTAGTAAACTCAATATTATTAACATCTG TGAACAAATCTTAAATCCATCAGTCCCGATGGCTCTGAGGCTTTCTGGAATTCTCATGG GTGGAGTAGTCATTGTTTACGAACACAAAGTGAAACTCCTATACG AGGATGTGACTCGTCTCATG GTGCAAATCAATGAAGCTTGGAAAGTCAAAGCAGCTACCGATCCTACGTTACTTCCCAAGGGTAAATCGCAAGCCAA GTATGCAGCTATTACTCTGCCAGAGAATCGGGAGGAAGAACTCCCAGAGATTGAACAGACATTACGGAATCCAGACACAGTCACAATGATGGATTTCGAACAAACCTCCTATTTCACGATG AGACTAGATAATGCTGATCTCTATGATAAACCCAATGCACAGGAGGAACCTGCTAAGGACTTGCATCAAG TTGATCCAGATAATATCACCCTCGCTGAACGCTTTGAATCCCATCATACAGATATGTTCAATCATTTTGAGAG GTTTGATATTGAAGGGGATGAAGAAACACAAATGAATTATACCCAGCCAGAGGATGCTCAAATCCCAAGTACTCCTGTGCAATCTCCACCTCGAGAACAAGCCCATCAAC CTGATGAGATCCCTGACAGACATCCAGAGGACCAAGTGAAGCAACAATCTGATGAAGTTAAAGAAGCTTTTGAG CAGCGGCAGGATCAACAAAGGCCAAAGCCAGCTCGACGAAGAACAAGAAAGGCCACAAGTCTTGCAATTGATCATGAGCAAACTATTATTTCTGGTGACATATATCAATCCTGGCTTCAGAGTTCTTCAGATATTGcatcaagaaaaaggaaaaagagaaag ACTTTGAGTGTCTTACCTTCTATGAAGATAGCCAGAATGATGGAAATGCCTCCTATTGCACTACTAGAAGGATTGTTCACAAATGGAAATAAGGAAGTTCACTATCCAGCACCACTCCTAAAATTATGGATGAGGAATACCCAACCTCCGCATGATTCACCTTCCG GAAAAACCTCTCCACCCTTTCCTCCTGAACCATCCTATACATCTCCAGGTGAAAGGATGGGTAATTTGGAACCGCCTTTCGAATATTTCCAAGGCGGTGTAGGCTCCCCAGCAGTAGGAATCTCTATAGAAAAACAAAGGGCAAATCTCAACAATAACAAGATTCCACCTGAAATTCTCATGGAGGACCTCAGAACCAATCTTACAAATATGGGACTGCATCCAACAGAGACTAATGGAGTGAAAGAGACTGATCACATGGCCACACCTGGCTCTG GTGATGAGCCTAGATCCATTCCAAGCTCAGGATCTGGTCATGGTTTACTATCACAGAATTCTGTAACCGATTCAAGTCG GTCCAACAAGAAAAGACCCCATTCTTCATTGAAGCACAGTGGCAATGGTCTTCAACCAGTAGCAGAAGAGAACCCATGGCACGACCCCACTCTAAATTTCAAGTTGACTAGATTATCTGAACTATCTGAAAATGGTTTTACACAAGACAACG AGATATTGATGGAAACCGGACCAACACAAACCCAACATCCATTCATTACTCAACCTCTTGACATGATGACTGACTCTATCAGGAT ACAGCTAAAGAGTCATTTTGACACTCCCGGATCGGCAGAAGCAGAATGTTTGAATGAACTAACTCTTGGAATGACAAAGAAACAAGCAGCATGTCTTTTTTATCAGACTTGTG TTCTGGCCACTCGAGACTTTGTTAAAGTCGAACAGGAGCTTCCATATGGAAACATCCTCATTTCCAGAGGTGCAAAGATGTAA
- the LOC101267317 gene encoding uncharacterized protein, whose protein sequence is MTMTMTTAMASPSRRLLIDSCYCIVSTIPKNVAIYPATAVTKKGLLKHCISLQGRLRSLVKPVSAASSGLEADSADECLKNAKIVVESEEAEKIQVRVDVNGEYTKMVFDSVLTKLAKSEQPIPGFRREKGGKTSQVPREFLPQILGEERVTNSVIREIINSTLAEYVKKENLAVKDNKISITQTADELMSSFAPGMEFGFNAILWLEKSKTEATT, encoded by the coding sequence ATGACAATGACGATGACCACTGCAATGGCGTCGCCGTCCCGCCGGCTGCTTATCGACTCTTGCTATTGTATCGTCAGCACTATCCCCAAGAATGTGGCAATTTACCCAGCAACAGCGGTTACAAAGAAGGGGTTATTGAAGCACTGTATATCCTTGCAAGGACGCCTAAGATCTCTGGTGAAGCCAGTATCGGCTGCTAGTTCCGGGCTAGAGGCAGATTCAGCTGATGAATGCCTTAAAAATGCAAAGATAGTTGTTGAATCCGAAGAAGCTGAGAAGATACAAGTCAGAGTAGATGTGAACGGGGAGTACACAAAAATGGTATTCGATAGTGTTTTGACAAAATTAGCAAAATCAGAGCAACCGATTCCAGGCTTCCGCAGGGAAAAGGGAGGAAAAACATCCCAGGTTCCTAGGGAATTTCTACCTCAGATACTTGGCGAAGAACGAGTTACCAATTCTGTTATACGAGAAATTattaactcaactcttgctGAATATGTGAAGAAGGAGAATTTGGCAGTGAAGGATAACAAAATTAGCATCACACAAACTGCGGATGAACTCATGTCATCCTTTGCTCCGGGAATGGAATTCGGGTTCAATGCCATCTTATGGCTTGAAAAGTCAAAAACTGAAGCCACCACATAA
- the LOC101267900 gene encoding serine carboxypeptidase-like, giving the protein MPSYFSLLFLTLFFVSAKSNDADNFLSSTQKFPITMAEKLIRQLNLFPKHEINKATDDSATQQGLFEKKLNLSYIGDSGATVQNLGHHAGYYRLPHTKDARMFYFFFESRSRKNDPVVIWLTGGPGCSSELAVFYENGPFKIADNMSLVWNNFGWDKVSNLIYVDQPTGTGFSYSSSEDDIRHDERGVSNDLYDFLQVFFKAHPQYAKNDFYITGESYAGHYIPAFASRVHQGNKNKEGIYVNLKGFAIGNGLTDPEIQYKAYTDFALDMKLINKSDYNTIEKTYPQCQQAIKLCGKDRSGVACMAAYLVCTSIFNKIMNIVGDKNYYDLRKRCEGDLCYDFSKMETFLNDQKVRQALGVGDIEFVSCSSQVYQAMQLDWMKNLEVGIPSLLEDGIKLLVYAGEYDLICNWLGNSRWVHAMKWSGQNAFGKAPLVSFTVDGVEKGVEKNHGPLTFLKVHDAGHMVPMDQPNAALEMLQRWMQNKLTKEDHLAPI; this is encoded by the exons ATGCCTTCctatttctctcttctttttctcacTCTGTTTTTTGTATCTGCAAAATCTAATGATGCTGATAATTTCTTATCATCTACTCAGAAATTTCCAATCACAATGGCGGAAAAGCTAATCAGACAGCTTAATTTATTCCCTAAACATGAAATCAACAAAGCAACAGATGATTCAGCTACTCAACAGGGTCTCTTTGAGAAGAAATTGAATTTATCTTATATTGGTGATTCTGGAGCCACTGTTCAGAATTTGGGCCATCATGCTGGTTATTATCGTCTTCCACATACCAAAGATGCAAG gatgttttactttttctttgaaTCGAGGAGTAGGAAGAATGATCCAGTTGTTATATGGCTAACAGGAGGACCAGGATGTAGCAGTGAATTGGCAGTGTTTTATGAAAATGGACCTTTCAAAATTGCAGACAACATGTCTCTTGTCTGGAATAATTTTGGCTGGgacaag GTCTCAAATCTTATATACGTTGATCAACCAACTGGGACTGGATTTAGTTATAGTTCCAGTGAAGATGACATTCGTCACGATGAAAGGGGCGTAAGCAATGATCTCTATGACTTCTTACAG GTCTTCTTCAAGGCACATCCTCAATATGCAAAAAATGATTTCTATATTACTGGAGAATCATATGCTGGACATTACATTCCTGCATTTGCTTCTCGGGTTCACCAaggaaacaaaaacaaagaaggAATCTACGTAAATCTTAAG GGATTTGCCATTGGTAATGGACTTACTGATCCAGAAATCCAGTACAAAGCCTACACTGACTTTGCTCTGGATATGAAATTGATCAACAAATCTGATTACAATACCATAGAGAAGACCTATCCACAATGTCAACAGGCAATCAAGCTTTGTG GAAAAGATCGCAGCGGTGTTGCTTGTATGGCAGCATATCTTGTTTGTACAAGCATCTTCAACAAGATAATGAATATTGTTGGTGACAAAAAC TACTATGATCTGCGGAAGAGATGTGAGGGTGATCTATGCTATGACTTCTCGAAAATGGAAACGTTCTTGAATGATCAAAAAGTTAGACAGGCCCTTGGTGTTGGGGATATTGAATTTGTTTCATGTAGTTCTCAAGTATACCAAGCAATGCAATTGGATTGGATGAAGAATCTTGAAGTAGGCATTCCTTCACTTCTTGAAGATGGTATCAAGCTACTTGTATATGCAGGGGAATACGACCTTATCTGCAATTGGCTCG GGAATTCAAGATGGGTGCATGCAATGAAATGGTCAGGGCAAAATGCCTTTGGAAAAGCCCCATTAGTTTCATTTACAGTAGATGGTGTAGAGAAAGGAGTTGAAAAGAACCACGGGCCTTTAACTTTCCTCAAGGTCCATGATGCAGGCCATATGGTACCAATGGATCAGCCCAACGCAGCACTAGAAATGCTCCAGAGGTGGATGCAGAATAAATTGACTAAAGAAGATCATCTTGCTCCTATATGA
- the LOC101267613 gene encoding uncharacterized protein codes for MAMTMTTAMASPSRRLLINSRHSTICTIPKNVAIYPAAAVTNQGLLKHCISSQRCLRSLVKPVSAASSGFEADLGDDESLIRVKNAKIAVESEDDEKIQVRVDVSEEDTKTVFEKVLTNLAKSAPPVPGFRREKGGKTSKVPKDFLLQILGEDRVTNFVIREIVTSTLADYVKKENLAVKDNKISTTQTADELKSSFVPGTEFRFNATLELEKSKTEAST; via the coding sequence ATGGCAATGACGATGACCACTGCAATGGCATCGCCGTCGCGGCGGCTGCTTATCAACTCTCGACATAGCACCATCTGCACTATCCCCAAGAATGTGGCAATTTACCCAGCAGCAGCAGTTACAAATCAGGGGTTATTGAAGCACTGTATATCCTCGCAAAGATGCCTAAGATCTCTGGTAAAACCAGTATCGGCTGCTAGTTCAGGTTTTGAGGCAGATTTGGGTGACGATGAATCTCTGATACGCGTTAAAAATGCAAAGATAGCTGTTGAGTCCGAAGACGATGAGAAGATACAAGTGAGAGTAGATGTGAGCGAAGAGGACACAAAAACGGTTTTCGAAAAAGTATTGACAAATTTAGCAAAATCAGCGCCCCCTGTTCCAGGTTTCCGCAGGGAAAAAGGAGGGAAAACATCCAAGGTTCCCAAGGACTTTCTACTGCAGATACTTGGTGAAGACCGAGTTACCAATTTTGTAATACGAGAAATTGTTACCTCAACTCTTGCTGATTATGTGAAGAAGGAGAATTTGGCAGTAAAGGATAACAAGATTAGCACCACACAAACTGCCGATGAACTCAAGTCATCATTTGTTCCGGGAACAGAATTCAGATTCAATGCCACCTTAGAGcttgaaaaatcaaaaactgAAGCCTCCACATAA
- the LOC101260737 gene encoding sister chromatid cohesion 1 protein 1 isoform X2, which yields MFYSHQLLARKAPLGQIWMAATLHSKLNRKKLSKLNIINICEQILNPSVPMALRLSGILMGGVVIVYEHKVKLLYEDVTRLMVQINEAWKVKAATDPTLLPKGKSQAKYAAITLPENREEELPEIEQTLRNPDTVTMMDFEQTSYFTMRLDNADLYDKPNAQEEPAKDLHQVDPDNITLAERFESHHTDMFNHFERFDIEGDEETQMNYTQPEDAQIPSTPVQSPPREQAHQPDEIPDRHPEDQVKQQSDEVKEAFERQDQQRPKPARRRTRKATSLAIDHEQTIISGDIYQSWLQSSSDIASRKRKKRKTLSVLPSMKIARMMEMPPIALLEGLFTNGNKEVHYPAPLLKLWMRNTQPPHDSPSGKTSPPFPPEPSYTSPGERMGNLEPPFEYFQGGVGSPAVGISIEKQRANLNNNKIPPEILMEDLRTNLTNMGLHPTETNGVKETDHMATPGSGDEPRSIPSSGSGHGLLSQNSVTDSSRSNKKRPHSSLKHSGNGLQPVAEENPWHDPTLNFKLTRLSELSENGFTQDNEILMETGPTQTQHPFITQPLDMMTDSIRIQLKSHFDTPGSAEAECLNELTLGMTKKQAACLFYQTCVLATRDFVKVEQELPYGNILISRGAKM from the exons ATGTTCTACTCTCATCAGCTTCTTGCTCGCAAAGCTCCGCTCGGCCAAATATG GATGGCGGCCACTCTGCACTCAAAACTCAATAGGAAAAAGCTTAGTAAACTCAATATTATTAACATCTG TGAACAAATCTTAAATCCATCAGTCCCGATGGCTCTGAGGCTTTCTGGAATTCTCATGG GTGGAGTAGTCATTGTTTACGAACACAAAGTGAAACTCCTATACG AGGATGTGACTCGTCTCATG GTGCAAATCAATGAAGCTTGGAAAGTCAAAGCAGCTACCGATCCTACGTTACTTCCCAAGGGTAAATCGCAAGCCAA GTATGCAGCTATTACTCTGCCAGAGAATCGGGAGGAAGAACTCCCAGAGATTGAACAGACATTACGGAATCCAGACACAGTCACAATGATGGATTTCGAACAAACCTCCTATTTCACGATG AGACTAGATAATGCTGATCTCTATGATAAACCCAATGCACAGGAGGAACCTGCTAAGGACTTGCATCAAG TTGATCCAGATAATATCACCCTCGCTGAACGCTTTGAATCCCATCATACAGATATGTTCAATCATTTTGAGAG GTTTGATATTGAAGGGGATGAAGAAACACAAATGAATTATACCCAGCCAGAGGATGCTCAAATCCCAAGTACTCCTGTGCAATCTCCACCTCGAGAACAAGCCCATCAAC CTGATGAGATCCCTGACAGACATCCAGAGGACCAAGTGAAGCAACAATCTGATGAAGTTAAAGAAGCTTTTGAG CGGCAGGATCAACAAAGGCCAAAGCCAGCTCGACGAAGAACAAGAAAGGCCACAAGTCTTGCAATTGATCATGAGCAAACTATTATTTCTGGTGACATATATCAATCCTGGCTTCAGAGTTCTTCAGATATTGcatcaagaaaaaggaaaaagagaaag ACTTTGAGTGTCTTACCTTCTATGAAGATAGCCAGAATGATGGAAATGCCTCCTATTGCACTACTAGAAGGATTGTTCACAAATGGAAATAAGGAAGTTCACTATCCAGCACCACTCCTAAAATTATGGATGAGGAATACCCAACCTCCGCATGATTCACCTTCCG GAAAAACCTCTCCACCCTTTCCTCCTGAACCATCCTATACATCTCCAGGTGAAAGGATGGGTAATTTGGAACCGCCTTTCGAATATTTCCAAGGCGGTGTAGGCTCCCCAGCAGTAGGAATCTCTATAGAAAAACAAAGGGCAAATCTCAACAATAACAAGATTCCACCTGAAATTCTCATGGAGGACCTCAGAACCAATCTTACAAATATGGGACTGCATCCAACAGAGACTAATGGAGTGAAAGAGACTGATCACATGGCCACACCTGGCTCTG GTGATGAGCCTAGATCCATTCCAAGCTCAGGATCTGGTCATGGTTTACTATCACAGAATTCTGTAACCGATTCAAGTCG GTCCAACAAGAAAAGACCCCATTCTTCATTGAAGCACAGTGGCAATGGTCTTCAACCAGTAGCAGAAGAGAACCCATGGCACGACCCCACTCTAAATTTCAAGTTGACTAGATTATCTGAACTATCTGAAAATGGTTTTACACAAGACAACG AGATATTGATGGAAACCGGACCAACACAAACCCAACATCCATTCATTACTCAACCTCTTGACATGATGACTGACTCTATCAGGAT ACAGCTAAAGAGTCATTTTGACACTCCCGGATCGGCAGAAGCAGAATGTTTGAATGAACTAACTCTTGGAATGACAAAGAAACAAGCAGCATGTCTTTTTTATCAGACTTGTG TTCTGGCCACTCGAGACTTTGTTAAAGTCGAACAGGAGCTTCCATATGGAAACATCCTCATTTCCAGAGGTGCAAAGATGTAA
- the LOC101268191 gene encoding vacuolar protein sorting-associated protein 24 homolog 1 has protein sequence MEKVKNILKPKPNPQQLLRDWQRRLRQECRNIERQIRDIQREEKVVQKSIKEAAKRNDMGSAKSLAKELVRSKRTVNRLYENKAQLNSISMHLGESVAIARTVGHLSKSSEVMKLVNNLMKAPEVAITMQEFNKEMTKAGVIEEIVNDAVDSALDSEDIEDEIEEEVDRVLTELAGETAAQLPEAVRKEKLKQPAQAVGDAEDADDDEDLEELRARLAKVRS, from the exons atggagaaagtGAAGAATATATTGAAGCCGAAACCAAACCCTCAACAGCTTTTGAGAGATTGGCAACGTCGCCTCCGTCAAGAGTGCCGAAATATCGAACGTCAAATCCGAG ATATACAGAGAGAGGAGAAGGTTGTACAGAAATCAATTAAAGAAGCTGCTAAGAGAAATGACATGGGCTCTGCTAAG TCACTAGCCAAAGAGCTCGTGAGATCTAAAAGAACTGTGAACCGATTGTACGAGAACAAAGCGCAGTTGAATTCGATATCCATGCACCTTGGAGAAAGTGTTG CTATTGCTCGCACAGTGGGGCATTTGTCCAAGAGTTCTGAGGTAATGAAGCTGGTTAATAATCTTATGAAGGCTCCAGAAGTGGCTATTACAATGCAGGAATTCAATAAAGAGATGACCAAG GCTGGCGTCATTGAAGAAATTGTGAATGATGCAGTGGACAGTGCATTGGATTCAGAAGACATAGAAgatgagattgaagaagaagttgaCAGGGTCTTAACTGAACTTGCTGGTGAGACTGCCGCGCAACTTCCTGAAGCAGTCCGAAAGGAGAAGCTAAAGCAACCTGCTCAGGCAGTAGGAGATGCAGAG GATGCTGATGACGATGAAGATCTAGAAGAACTGAGGGCTCGTCTTGCTAAAGTAAGATCATAA